In one Nostoc sp. KVJ3 genomic region, the following are encoded:
- the petJ gene encoding cytochrome c6 PetJ has translation MKTILTLALVTFLFISTFTLTASATETVNGEQIFSVHCAGCHINGSNIIRRGKNLKKQALKKYGMDSIEAVTSIVTNGKSNMSAYKDRLSEQQIQDVAAYVLEQAAKDWR, from the coding sequence TTGAAAACAATACTCACATTGGCATTAGTAACATTTTTATTCATAAGTACTTTTACCTTAACTGCTAGTGCAACAGAAACAGTTAACGGCGAACAAATCTTTAGTGTTCATTGTGCTGGTTGTCATATTAACGGCAGCAACATAATTCGGCGAGGTAAAAATCTCAAAAAGCAAGCGCTGAAAAAGTATGGTATGGATTCAATAGAGGCAGTTACATCTATAGTTACCAATGGTAAAAGTAATATGTCAGCCTACAAGGATCGCCTCAGCGAACAACAAATTCAAGATGTTGCTGCTTATGTTCTCGAACAAGCTGCAAAAGACTGGCGTTAA
- a CDS encoding aldo/keto reductase has protein sequence MNLPAASRLQFTPDLNICRILNGMWQVSGAHGRINPQAAIETMFKYLDAGFTTWDLADHYGPAEDFIGEFRCQLIDSRGKDALSQVQAFTKWVPRPGKMTKKLVEENIDISLRRMNVQSLDLMQFHWWEYQDKNYLDALKYMAELQTEGKIKHLGLTNFDTEHLKIITEAGIKIVSNQVQFSLVDRRPEVNMVEFCQQHDIKLFTYGTLCGGLLSDNYLGKPEPRGFDLSTASLKKYKNMIDAWGGWQLFQELLAILKEIANKHGVNISNVAVRYILDQPTVGGVIVGARLGVSEHIEDNAKVFSFSLDADDRDRISAVSRQSRDLYQLIGDCGDEYRR, from the coding sequence ATGAACTTACCCGCAGCTAGCCGTCTTCAATTTACTCCCGATTTAAACATCTGCCGCATTTTAAATGGTATGTGGCAAGTCTCCGGCGCACACGGAAGGATTAATCCCCAAGCCGCTATTGAGACTATGTTCAAATATTTAGATGCAGGTTTTACCACTTGGGATTTAGCAGACCATTATGGCCCCGCAGAAGACTTTATTGGTGAGTTTCGTTGTCAACTAATTGATAGTCGCGGTAAAGATGCTTTATCTCAGGTGCAAGCCTTTACAAAATGGGTACCTCGTCCCGGCAAAATGACAAAAAAACTGGTTGAGGAAAATATTGATATTTCCCTGAGAAGGATGAATGTACAATCGTTAGATTTGATGCAATTCCACTGGTGGGAATATCAGGATAAAAATTACCTGGATGCCCTCAAATATATGGCAGAACTTCAGACTGAGGGTAAAATTAAGCATCTAGGTTTAACTAATTTTGACACGGAACATCTGAAGATTATTACCGAAGCGGGGATCAAAATCGTTTCTAATCAAGTGCAGTTTTCCCTAGTTGATCGCCGTCCTGAAGTTAATATGGTGGAGTTTTGTCAACAGCATGACATAAAGCTTTTTACTTACGGTACACTGTGCGGTGGTTTGTTATCAGACAACTATTTGGGTAAACCGGAACCACGAGGATTTGATCTCTCCACTGCTAGTTTGAAAAAATATAAAAATATGATCGACGCTTGGGGTGGTTGGCAATTATTTCAAGAGTTGCTGGCTATCTTAAAGGAAATTGCTAATAAGCATGGCGTAAATATTTCCAACGTGGCAGTGCGTTACATTTTAGATCAGCCAACAGTGGGCGGTGTGATAGTTGGTGCTAGGCTTGGTGTATCTGAACATATAGAAGATAACGCCAAAGTATTTAGTTTTAGTTTAGATGCAGACGATCGCGATCGCATCAGCGCAGTCTCTCGTCAATCACGCGATTTGTACCAGCTTATCGGCGATTGCGGCGACGAATATCGCCGATAA
- a CDS encoding phosphoketolase: MTLATTPQTKPLTDEELHKINAYWRAANYLSVGQIYLLDNPLLREPLKLEHVKPRLLGHWGTTPGLNFIYVHLNRVIKKYDLNTIYIAGPGHGGPGLVANTYLEGTYTEYYHNISQDAEGIQKLFKQFSFPGGIPSHVAPETPGSIHEGGELGYALVHAYGAAFDNPDLIVAAVVGDGEAETGALAASWHSNKFLNPVHDGAVLPILHLNGYKIANPTVLARINHEELKSLLVGYGYKPYFVEGDDPADVHQQMAATLDTVIAEIQSIQREARVHGFTERPQWPMIVLRTPKGWTGPKEVDGKKTEGSWRSHQVPLSNITKQPEHLKVLEDWMKSYQPEELFDSNGKLIPELAELAPKGHRRMGDNPHANGGILLCDLKMPDFRDYAVDVFEPGKAIAEATQVAGIFLRDIMQLNQETRNFRIVGPDETASNRLSAVLEFTNRDWVAQTLPEDDHLSPDGRVMEILSETCCQGWLEGYLLTGRHGFFSCYEAFIHIIDSMFNQHAKWLKTTKHIPWRRPIASLNYLLTSHVWRQDHNGFSHQDPGFIDHVINKKAEIVRVYLPPDANTLLSVTDHCLRSRNYVNVIVAGKQPALQYLNMDAAIKHCTTGIGIWEWASNDQGGEPDVVLGCAGDIPTLETLAAVDILRQHFPDLKVRVVNVVDLMTLQPKSEHPHGLSEKDFDTIFTTDKPIIFAFHGYPWLIHRLTYRQTNHHNLHVRGYKEEGTTTTPFDMVVLNDLDRFHLVMDVIARVPKLGYRAAYVKQEMQNKLIEHKHYIEKYGDDMPEIRDWKWPY, from the coding sequence ATGACATTAGCAACGACTCCACAAACAAAGCCTTTAACAGACGAAGAATTACATAAGATAAATGCTTACTGGCGTGCAGCTAACTATCTTTCCGTTGGACAGATATATCTACTCGATAATCCGCTACTCAGAGAACCGCTAAAGCTGGAACACGTCAAACCCAGGCTGTTGGGTCACTGGGGAACAACACCAGGGCTGAATTTTATCTATGTTCATCTAAATCGAGTCATCAAAAAATATGACCTAAACACCATTTATATTGCTGGGCCTGGTCATGGTGGCCCTGGACTGGTAGCCAACACCTACTTAGAAGGCACTTACACTGAGTATTACCATAATATCTCCCAGGATGCTGAAGGAATCCAGAAACTCTTCAAACAGTTCTCTTTCCCTGGCGGTATTCCCAGCCACGTTGCACCGGAAACTCCTGGTTCTATCCACGAAGGCGGGGAACTAGGTTATGCCCTCGTCCACGCTTATGGCGCAGCTTTTGATAATCCTGATTTAATCGTTGCTGCTGTTGTGGGTGATGGCGAAGCTGAAACAGGTGCTTTAGCGGCTAGCTGGCATTCCAACAAGTTTCTTAACCCCGTTCATGATGGGGCTGTATTGCCGATCCTGCACTTGAATGGGTATAAAATTGCTAATCCTACTGTATTGGCACGGATCAACCATGAGGAATTAAAAAGCTTATTGGTAGGCTACGGCTACAAACCATACTTTGTCGAAGGTGACGATCCCGCAGATGTCCATCAGCAGATGGCGGCGACTCTAGATACAGTAATAGCAGAAATTCAAAGCATCCAAAGAGAAGCCCGCGTCCACGGTTTCACCGAACGTCCCCAGTGGCCGATGATTGTCTTGAGAACCCCCAAAGGTTGGACAGGGCCCAAAGAAGTCGATGGCAAAAAAACCGAAGGTTCTTGGCGATCGCACCAAGTTCCCTTAAGCAATATCACCAAACAGCCTGAACACCTGAAAGTTCTAGAAGATTGGATGAAGAGTTATCAACCAGAAGAACTCTTTGACAGTAACGGTAAGCTGATTCCAGAACTAGCAGAACTGGCTCCCAAAGGTCATCGACGCATGGGTGACAATCCTCACGCCAACGGCGGTATTTTGCTTTGCGACCTGAAGATGCCGGACTTTCGAGACTATGCTGTAGATGTTTTTGAACCTGGGAAAGCGATCGCTGAAGCTACCCAAGTTGCAGGCATTTTCCTCCGGGATATCATGCAACTTAACCAAGAAACCCGCAATTTCCGTATCGTCGGCCCCGATGAAACAGCATCAAATCGCTTAAGCGCTGTACTGGAATTCACAAACCGGGATTGGGTAGCCCAAACTCTCCCCGAAGATGACCATCTTTCCCCCGACGGTCGGGTGATGGAAATTCTCAGCGAAACTTGTTGTCAAGGATGGTTAGAAGGCTACCTCCTCACAGGAAGGCACGGCTTCTTCTCCTGTTATGAGGCTTTTATTCACATTATTGACTCGATGTTCAATCAGCACGCCAAATGGTTAAAAACCACCAAACATATTCCTTGGCGTAGACCAATAGCTTCCCTCAATTATTTACTCACCTCCCACGTTTGGCGACAAGACCACAACGGCTTTTCTCACCAAGACCCCGGTTTTATTGACCATGTAATCAATAAGAAAGCAGAAATCGTTCGCGTCTATTTGCCCCCCGATGCCAACACCCTGTTATCGGTAACTGACCATTGTTTGAGAAGCCGTAACTATGTCAACGTCATTGTTGCCGGAAAGCAACCAGCATTGCAATACCTAAATATGGATGCCGCTATCAAGCATTGCACCACAGGCATCGGTATTTGGGAATGGGCAAGCAACGACCAAGGCGGTGAACCAGATGTTGTGCTGGGTTGTGCTGGGGATATTCCCACCTTAGAAACTTTAGCGGCTGTAGACATTCTGCGCCAGCACTTCCCTGACTTAAAGGTGCGGGTGGTAAACGTAGTTGATTTGATGACACTACAACCAAAAAGTGAACATCCCCACGGTTTGAGCGAAAAAGACTTTGACACAATTTTTACCACAGATAAACCGATTATCTTTGCCTTTCACGGCTATCCTTGGCTGATTCATCGCTTGACTTATCGCCAGACCAATCATCATAATTTGCATGTGCGTGGCTACAAGGAAGAAGGAACTACCACCACCCCCTTTGATATGGTTGTGCTTAACGATCTCGATCGCTTTCATCTAGTAATGGACGTAATTGCTCGCGTACCAAAGCTAGGATATAGGGCAGCTTATGTCAAACAGGAGATGCAAAATAAGCTAATAGAACACAAGCACTACATTGAGAAGTACGGCGACGATATGCCAGAAATTCGTGACTGGAAGTGGCCCTATTAG
- a CDS encoding M15 family metallopeptidase, which yields MRPYHQIAIFECGEPLIEIPLNLFAVESPHPYKKLGATYGEHSPYYLRQSVIENLIQAQNYLNLLHPDWRIQIFDAYRPIAVQQFMVDYSFAQALQDRKLTEVELSPNLRQEIWEAVYEIWAVPSSDRKTPPPHSTGAAVDVTLVDNTGQIVNMGSPIDEMSERSHPDYYANNHHPEAQQYHFHRQLLQDVMLKAGFQRNPREWWHFSIGDQMWAWLNNQSNPANPVTARYGRIA from the coding sequence ATGAGACCTTATCATCAAATCGCGATCTTTGAGTGTGGTGAACCGTTAATTGAGATTCCTTTAAATTTATTTGCGGTAGAATCTCCCCATCCTTATAAAAAATTAGGTGCTACTTATGGCGAACACTCTCCCTATTATCTTCGTCAAAGCGTTATTGAAAATTTGATCCAAGCGCAAAATTATCTTAATTTGCTGCATCCTGACTGGCGTATCCAAATCTTTGATGCCTATCGCCCGATCGCAGTCCAGCAATTTATGGTAGATTACAGCTTCGCTCAAGCATTACAGGACAGGAAACTGACTGAGGTGGAGTTATCACCTAATCTTCGCCAAGAGATTTGGGAAGCAGTTTATGAAATTTGGGCTGTACCAAGTTCGGATCGAAAAACACCTCCTCCTCACAGTACAGGTGCAGCAGTGGATGTGACACTAGTAGATAATACTGGGCAAATAGTAAATATGGGTTCGCCCATTGATGAAATGTCAGAGCGATCGCATCCCGATTATTATGCCAATAATCACCACCCAGAAGCACAACAGTATCATTTTCATCGTCAACTGTTACAAGATGTAATGTTAAAAGCTGGCTTTCAACGCAATCCTAGAGAGTGGTGGCATTTTTCTATTGGCGATCAAATGTGGGCTTGGCTGAATAATCAATCCAATCCAGCGAATCCTGTTACAGCGCGTTATGGGCGGATCGCATAG
- a CDS encoding TspO/MBR family protein → MIKSWMVIGGVAFLVALAANVITPSDRQWFKRLQRPRWLTFESAIPIIWTVIFICGAWSAYIIWEKDPGSTSTWLIMGLYLLLEIITIAYTPVMFRLRSLKVGTILGATGFIISALLILAILGISGWAALLLVPYLLWSPIGTYTTWQMVSLNPQDA, encoded by the coding sequence ATGATTAAATCTTGGATGGTGATTGGGGGAGTGGCTTTCTTGGTTGCTTTAGCTGCTAACGTGATTACGCCTAGCGATCGCCAATGGTTCAAGCGCTTACAACGACCTAGATGGCTAACCTTTGAGAGTGCGATTCCAATTATCTGGACTGTAATATTTATTTGTGGTGCTTGGTCAGCTTATATTATCTGGGAAAAAGATCCAGGAAGCACCTCAACCTGGTTAATTATGGGTTTATATCTCCTGTTAGAAATTATTACCATCGCCTATACGCCTGTAATGTTCAGGCTTCGCAGTCTGAAAGTGGGGACAATTCTTGGAGCCACAGGTTTTATTATTAGTGCTTTATTGATACTTGCAATCTTAGGTATTTCTGGTTGGGCAGCATTGCTTTTAGTTCCTTATTTGCTCTGGAGTCCCATTGGTACTTATACCACTTGGCAGATGGTCAGTCTCAACCCTCAAGATGCCTAG
- a CDS encoding transposase, whose protein sequence is MYCLYEDPEASQSQQMEQWITQELERTELGDTRRTKGLIKIVENLSAKPEASIPQASGTWDETKATYDFWDSP, encoded by the coding sequence GTGTATTGTCTATACGAAGACCCGGAAGCATCGCAAAGTCAGCAAATGGAACAATGGATCACACAGGAACTAGAAAGAACCGAATTAGGTGACACCAGAAGAACCAAAGGATTAATCAAAATAGTGGAAAATTTAAGTGCCAAACCAGAAGCAAGTATTCCACAAGCGAGCGGGACATGGGACGAAACAAAAGCCACTTATGACTTCTGGGATTCACCATAG
- a CDS encoding TniB family NTP-binding protein encodes MMMRSLRVAPEYIDKVKSALGRNGYHSQESLATHMDFYLSIVENFSTGKPVDYLNFREISENLGLDWQEIAYKEPEKSQPQTLSVEQQFRLEKKQNGLQEMWDIQHAKVHKIRHDLSIEAGTTNKFQLEQQFKEENARLKTLEAELDQVEKKLKLASPTKIPENKVQASPLKSQQTNGEASPFITGAPITQPRYFFGREKELKRLFNLLKRHPLQNAAIIGKKRSGKTSLLHYLKNISTAPAEHLRPDQKSDWLPQENYRWIFVDLQDARMQSQEGLLKYILESLKMQVPTPCDLDRFMNVVSDNLHSPTIILLDEIGVGLQRCPELDDGFWESLRSLASNHTGGNLAFILATPESPIEMARNTGHSSPFFNIFAYTAYLGVLTEIEARELIASSLIAFTDEDVEWILTQSCCWPLLLQILCRERLFNLEEGENDDNWREEGLRQMKPFTDLLEDV; translated from the coding sequence ATGATGATGCGATCGCTCCGAGTAGCCCCAGAGTATATTGATAAAGTTAAGTCAGCACTTGGGCGCAACGGCTATCACAGCCAAGAGTCTTTGGCTACTCACATGGATTTTTATTTATCCATAGTCGAAAATTTTTCCACTGGTAAACCTGTTGACTATCTGAATTTTCGAGAAATTAGCGAGAATTTGGGGTTAGACTGGCAAGAAATTGCATACAAAGAACCAGAAAAATCGCAACCTCAAACCTTGAGTGTAGAACAACAATTTAGATTAGAGAAGAAGCAAAACGGACTTCAAGAAATGTGGGATATCCAGCATGCAAAAGTCCACAAAATAAGACACGATTTATCGATTGAGGCTGGGACAACAAATAAATTTCAATTAGAACAGCAGTTTAAAGAAGAAAATGCTAGATTAAAAACACTAGAAGCTGAACTTGATCAAGTAGAAAAAAAACTAAAATTAGCTTCACCAACCAAAATACCTGAAAACAAAGTTCAAGCTTCTCCACTCAAATCGCAGCAAACTAACGGGGAAGCATCGCCCTTCATCACTGGCGCACCCATCACCCAGCCGCGTTACTTTTTTGGACGAGAGAAAGAATTAAAACGTCTCTTCAACTTACTCAAACGTCATCCCTTACAAAACGCCGCCATTATTGGCAAAAAGCGTAGTGGCAAAACATCCCTGCTACACTATCTCAAAAATATTAGCACCGCCCCGGCAGAACATCTGCGTCCTGACCAAAAATCTGACTGGCTACCGCAAGAAAATTACCGTTGGATTTTTGTAGACTTGCAAGACGCACGAATGCAAAGCCAAGAAGGTTTGCTAAAGTACATCCTAGAATCCCTGAAGATGCAAGTGCCTACACCTTGCGATTTAGATCGTTTTATGAATGTAGTCAGCGATAATTTGCATTCTCCCACAATCATCTTATTGGATGAGATTGGCGTTGGCTTGCAACGCTGTCCAGAATTAGATGATGGCTTTTGGGAGAGTTTGCGGTCTTTGGCGAGTAACCACACAGGCGGGAATCTCGCGTTTATCTTAGCTACCCCTGAATCACCGATTGAAATGGCGCGAAACACAGGACACAGTTCACCCTTTTTCAATATTTTCGCCTACACCGCATATCTGGGAGTATTGACTGAGATAGAAGCGCGAGAATTGATAGCAAGTTCGCTCATTGCTTTCACTGACGAAGATGTAGAGTGGATTTTGACACAAAGTTGCTGCTGGCCACTGTTGTTACAAATTCTGTGTAGAGAAAGATTATTTAACTTAGAAGAAGGGGAGAATGATGATAATTGGCGTGAGGAGGGATTAAGACAAATGAAACCGTTTACTGATTTATTAGAGGATGTCTGA
- a CDS encoding GIY-YIG nuclease family protein yields the protein MNKQYYLYIMTNKYNTVLYTGVTNDLQRRVYEHKEKIIEGFTKKYNITKLVYYEIFEDAYTAISREKQIKAGSRQKKIDLVNSINQEWRDLYDAL from the coding sequence ATGAACAAGCAATATTATTTATATATCATGACGAATAAGTATAACACTGTGCTATATACAGGAGTAACCAACGATTTACAAAGGAGAGTTTATGAACACAAAGAAAAAATAATAGAAGGATTTACTAAAAAATACAACATCACCAAATTAGTCTATTATGAAATATTTGAAGATGCCTATACAGCCATTAGTAGAGAAAAACAGATTAAGGCAGGTTCCAGACAAAAGAAAATTGATTTAGTGAATAGTATCAATCAAGAATGGAGAGATTTATACGATGCATTATAA
- a CDS encoding AAA family ATPase, with the protein MTSPQLPPNAYTDAPQQHPNLILGSLQLLFWLVFRPSAWRNHLKRIDRILDTDSSLIILLRQGRWRNLALWRFFIQGYFILPILANLLLGLILWALGEPITTILIRVKYGVAVGVAVGVAFGVAFGVAFGVAFGVAVGVAVGVALGVAFGVAGGVAVGVALGVAGGVAGGVAFGVAVGVAFGVAFGVAFGVAVGVAVGVAVGVAVGVGITINSWRPVLSFPFLILWNYLLYRLDKGRNVRSSCLLRFHSAFWDEWQRLYLPSLDKHLLFVIENNPVEGKAALEYLSTSPQRWAAQAVQIELDARSLQRCADVEAIREAHRSLVIGELENEVSPLLRIFSRISEDVDAALNQASAYNQRLPLRDVADKLNLHLQNFARSSDKYTVRFYPIIKSWREIVTNYIKELAKITELRQEIDSPYIIGVPLTLEQEIFTGRNDIGLRMIEQLLLDYRRPPLLLYGQRRMGKTSLLNNIGKLLPNSIIPMFIDLQGAPSSASDHAGFVYNLAREMEKSAKKQGVTLPSLAREVLKSDPFTYFYEWLDKVEQALEENTVLLALDEFEVLDNAIAKGRFDEQDVLGMLRHLIQHRPRFKILLAGSHTIEEYQRWASYLINVQVVHISYLKEAEARQLIERPVKDFTLRYEPNAVERVLQLTRCHPFLVQLLCAEIIVLKNEQDPSIRRLATLADVEAAIPEALQSGSFFFADIQNNQVNATGQAILRFIAAQGEGAIVSRQRLLQEFADADITFSLLLQRELIEEVADGYGFQVELIRRSFV; encoded by the coding sequence TTGACCTCACCACAACTACCCCCCAACGCCTACACCGATGCACCCCAGCAGCACCCAAACTTAATCCTCGGTAGTCTGCAACTACTTTTCTGGCTTGTTTTTCGCCCCTCAGCTTGGCGTAACCACCTCAAGCGTATTGACCGTATTTTAGACACCGACTCCTCGCTGATTATCTTGTTGAGACAAGGGCGATGGCGAAACCTTGCTCTGTGGCGGTTTTTCATCCAGGGATACTTCATCTTGCCTATCCTGGCTAACTTACTGCTGGGCTTAATACTGTGGGCATTGGGTGAACCAATCACAACTATACTTATTCGTGTAAAGTACGGCGTGGCGGTAGGCGTGGCGGTAGGCGTGGCGTTCGGCGTGGCGTTCGGTGTGGCGTTCGGCGTGGCGTTCGGCGTGGCGGTAGGCGTGGCGGTAGGCGTGGCGCTAGGCGTGGCGTTCGGCGTGGCGGGAGGCGTGGCGGTAGGCGTGGCGCTAGGCGTGGCGGGAGGCGTGGCGGGAGGCGTGGCGTTCGGCGTGGCGGTAGGCGTGGCGTTCGGCGTGGCGTTCGGCGTGGCGTTCGGCGTGGCGGTAGGCGTGGCGGTAGGCGTGGCGGTAGGCGTGGCGGTAGGCGTGGGAATAACTATTAATTCATGGCGACCTGTTTTATCCTTTCCATTTCTCATTCTCTGGAATTATCTCCTCTATAGATTAGATAAAGGGCGTAATGTTAGAAGCTCTTGTTTATTGCGCTTTCACTCTGCCTTCTGGGATGAGTGGCAGCGTTTATATCTGCCCAGCTTGGATAAGCATCTCCTATTTGTCATCGAAAATAACCCAGTTGAAGGCAAAGCTGCCTTAGAATATCTCAGTACCAGCCCCCAACGCTGGGCGGCTCAAGCTGTACAAATTGAACTAGATGCACGCAGTTTACAACGCTGTGCAGATGTTGAAGCTATTCGTGAAGCTCATCGCAGCTTGGTAATTGGCGAACTAGAGAATGAAGTTAGCCCTTTGCTACGAATCTTTAGCCGCATCAGTGAGGATGTAGATGCTGCCCTCAATCAAGCAAGTGCTTATAACCAGCGCTTACCCCTCAGAGATGTTGCAGATAAATTAAATCTACACTTGCAGAACTTTGCTCGCAGCAGCGACAAATACACAGTCCGTTTCTACCCTATTATCAAAAGTTGGCGTGAGATAGTCACCAACTATATAAAAGAACTGGCTAAAATTACTGAACTCCGTCAAGAAATTGACTCACCTTACATCATCGGCGTACCCCTCACACTAGAGCAAGAAATTTTCACTGGGCGTAATGACATTGGCTTACGCATGATCGAGCAACTACTTTTAGACTACCGTCGTCCACCTCTGCTACTATACGGTCAGCGACGCATGGGTAAAACTTCCCTCCTCAACAACATCGGCAAGTTACTCCCCAATTCCATCATCCCGATGTTTATAGACTTGCAAGGCGCACCTTCATCAGCTAGTGACCATGCGGGTTTTGTCTACAACCTGGCTAGAGAGATGGAGAAGTCAGCGAAAAAGCAAGGTGTAACTCTACCGTCCCTAGCCCGCGAAGTGTTAAAATCTGACCCCTTCACTTATTTTTATGAATGGCTAGATAAAGTAGAACAGGCTTTAGAAGAAAATACTGTCTTACTAGCCCTAGATGAATTCGAGGTGCTAGACAACGCCATAGCCAAAGGTCGCTTTGATGAACAGGATGTTTTGGGAATGCTGCGTCACCTCATCCAACATCGCCCCCGTTTTAAGATTTTACTGGCTGGCTCTCATACTATCGAAGAATATCAGCGCTGGGCTAGTTATCTAATTAATGTCCAAGTAGTGCATATCTCCTACCTCAAAGAAGCGGAAGCACGACAATTAATTGAACGTCCCGTCAAAGATTTTACCCTGCGCTACGAACCCAACGCTGTTGAGCGAGTTCTACAACTCACCCGTTGTCACCCATTTTTAGTACAACTACTCTGTGCGGAAATTATTGTTCTTAAGAATGAGCAAGACCCTTCTATCCGGCGATTGGCAACTTTAGCGGATGTGGAAGCCGCGATACCAGAAGCTTTGCAAAGTGGTAGTTTTTTCTTTGCTGATATTCAAAATAACCAAGTAAACGCAACTGGACAAGCTATTCTACGTTTTATCGCCGCTCAAGGGGAAGGAGCTATAGTTAGCCGTCAAAGGTTATTACAAGAGTTCGCCGATGCTGATATTACTTTCAGCTTGCTGTTGCAACGCGAGTTAATTGAGGAAGTTGCCGACGGCTATGGCTTCCAAGTGGAGTTGATTCGTCGCTCGTTTGTTTGA
- a CDS encoding class I fructose-bisphosphate aldolase, whose amino-acid sequence MTTTLIQANSIESLLGKEAEDLLSYKAKVSQDLLHLPGPDFVDRIWLNSDRNPQVLRNLQLLYSTGRLANTGYLSILPVDQGIEHSAGASFAPNPIYFDPENIVKLAIAAGCNAVATTLGTLGIVSRKYAHKIPFIAKINHNELLTFPNQFDQVLFADVEQAWNLGAAAVGATIYFGSEHSTRQIQEISKAFKRAHELGLVTILWCYLRNNAFKQDKDYHLAADLTGQANHLGVTIEADIIKQKLPENNNGYGAVAKASGKSYGKTDERVYTELTTDHPIDLTRYQVLNCYSGRVGLINSGGATGKNDFAEAVRTAVINKRAGGSGLISGRKTFQRPFDEGVKLFHAIQDVYLSPDVTIA is encoded by the coding sequence ATGACTACAACGCTCATACAGGCTAATTCTATCGAGTCATTGCTGGGTAAAGAGGCTGAAGACCTGCTTAGTTACAAAGCAAAGGTTTCTCAGGATTTACTACATTTGCCGGGGCCAGACTTTGTAGATCGAATCTGGCTCAATAGCGATCGCAATCCTCAAGTATTGCGTAATCTCCAGTTACTTTATTCTACTGGTCGTCTGGCAAACACAGGTTATCTCTCGATTTTACCAGTAGACCAAGGGATTGAACACTCGGCAGGTGCGTCTTTTGCGCCCAATCCGATTTACTTCGATCCAGAAAATATTGTTAAACTAGCGATCGCCGCAGGTTGCAATGCTGTTGCTACCACTTTGGGGACATTAGGTATAGTTTCGCGCAAATATGCCCACAAAATCCCTTTTATTGCCAAAATAAATCACAACGAATTGCTGACTTTTCCCAATCAATTTGACCAGGTATTGTTTGCTGATGTGGAACAAGCTTGGAATCTAGGGGCGGCGGCGGTAGGTGCAACAATTTACTTTGGTTCGGAGCATTCTACCAGACAAATCCAAGAAATCAGTAAAGCTTTTAAACGCGCTCATGAATTGGGTTTGGTGACAATTCTCTGGTGCTATCTGCGGAATAACGCCTTTAAACAAGACAAAGATTACCACCTTGCGGCTGACCTCACCGGACAGGCGAATCATTTGGGCGTGACGATTGAAGCTGATATCATTAAACAAAAGTTACCTGAAAATAACAATGGTTACGGTGCAGTTGCCAAAGCCAGTGGTAAGAGTTACGGCAAAACCGATGAGCGGGTTTACACAGAATTGACTACCGATCACCCAATTGATTTAACTCGTTACCAAGTACTGAATTGCTACTCTGGGCGTGTGGGGTTGATTAATTCTGGTGGCGCGACTGGTAAAAATGACTTCGCGGAAGCAGTTCGCACTGCTGTAATCAACAAACGCGCTGGTGGTTCAGGATTAATTTCTGGGCGAAAGACCTTCCAACGTCCCTTTGACGAAGGCGTGAAGTTATTTCACGCCATTCAAGATGTTTACTTGTCGCCAGATGTGACGATCGCTTAG